From a region of the Triticum aestivum cultivar Chinese Spring chromosome 7D, IWGSC CS RefSeq v2.1, whole genome shotgun sequence genome:
- the LOC123163715 gene encoding proline-rich protein HaeIII subfamily 1-like, with product MTVRRITMLIALLVVLLAFSGPIKGEDDLGGGDGGDLAPPPNPGGSHLSPPPPPSPKSHPPPPPKTDLAPPPPPPSPKTNPPPPAPIQPPPGPCAEVRSYRGPCVNMVCAAACIAELHQGGHCRGHIFTGGCYCFVCSVAKSGPSLH from the exons ATGACTGTAAGAAGGATCACCATGCTGATTGCTCTTCTCGTTGTTTTGCTCGCCTTTTCAG GCCCAATCAAAGGAGAAGATGACTTGGGCGGAGGTGATGGCGGTGACTTGGCCCCTCCTCCTAATCCAGGGGGCAGTCATTTgtctcctccacctcctccatctCCAAAGAgccatccacctccacctccaaaGACTGATttggctcctcctccacctcctccatctCCAAAGACCAATCCACCTCCACCTGCACCGATCCAGCCGCCACCAGGACCCTGTGCGGAAGTGAGGTCGTACAGAGGGCCGTGCGTCAACATGGTTTGCGCTGCCGCTTGTATCGCAGAGTTGCATCAGGGCGGCCACTGTCGTGGGCATATTTTTACTGGTGGTTGCTATTGTTTCGTGTGTTCGGTAGCAAAGTCTGGCCCATCATTACATTGA